A genome region from Halorussus pelagicus includes the following:
- a CDS encoding rhodanese-like domain-containing protein, which yields MKRRTFLASGVASLSLTAGCLGGGGSGAELSLKPEDGNVDGYPPEFDDQPEERNIDTSSFGTTEENGVQVPLAPVDVAHYWYKRGEARIADARGKKSYKKSHVYGAVLSQASKGRRADNDPVMDWPKDDRIICYCGCPHHLSSMRASQLINEGYENVYVIDEGFWEWQDRGYPMRGSDVSSKPNSWVISGETQASLAGRNAWARHRASGQMESTDITDAGSYELHLKFHEVGPDSTIEVETPDYQVEGKLKDLAAGTVQG from the coding sequence ATGAAACGACGCACGTTTCTGGCGAGCGGTGTGGCGTCGCTCTCGCTGACCGCCGGATGTCTCGGGGGCGGTGGGAGCGGTGCCGAACTCTCGCTGAAACCGGAAGACGGTAACGTTGACGGTTACCCGCCGGAGTTCGACGACCAACCCGAAGAGCGGAACATCGACACGTCATCGTTCGGCACGACTGAGGAGAACGGCGTGCAGGTACCTCTCGCGCCCGTCGATGTGGCCCACTACTGGTACAAACGCGGCGAGGCCCGAATCGCGGACGCTCGCGGTAAGAAGTCCTACAAGAAGTCCCACGTTTACGGGGCGGTCCTGAGTCAGGCCTCGAAGGGCCGACGCGCCGACAACGACCCCGTGATGGACTGGCCGAAAGACGACCGAATCATCTGTTACTGTGGCTGTCCACACCACCTCTCGTCGATGCGCGCTTCCCAACTCATCAACGAGGGTTACGAGAACGTCTACGTCATCGACGAGGGATTCTGGGAGTGGCAGGACCGCGGCTACCCGATGCGAGGGAGCGACGTGTCCAGCAAGCCCAACAGTTGGGTCATTAGCGGCGAGACCCAAGCGTCGCTCGCGGGGCGCAACGCGTGGGCGCGCCACCGCGCGTCCGGCCAGATGGAGTCAACCGACATCACCGACGCCGGGAGCTACGAACTCCACCTCAAGTTCCACGAGGTCGGTCCCGACTCGACCATCGAAGTCGAGACGCCGGACTATCAAGTCGAAGGGAAGCTAAAGGACCTCGCCGCCGGAACGGTCCAAGGCTGA
- a CDS encoding phosphotransacetylase family protein produces MKTILVTATEESTGKTAVALALAKLAAERGLSVGYMKPKGTRLQSNVGKTLDEDPMLARELLDLDAEMHDLEPVVYSPTFVEQAVKGREDPDELREQVRESFDSLAEGKDLMVIEGGGKLTTGGIVGLTDPEVADLLDAEVLLLSKYSQAGDVDDVLAAAEDVQATGDDRLLGVLFNAVQEGNFDGLDTAVVPFLEGRGVPVLGVVPREQSLAGVTVAELGEELSAEQLNSAPGDAFVERFLVGAMSGDSALRHLRRTKDAALVTGGDRPDLQRVALEAPGVKCLILTGGFRPPGAVIGKAEEKGVPVLLVQSDTLTTVERAEDVIRSGRTRDAETVAVMRDLLHDHADVESIVGGADADTQADGSANSSEEESDAAEK; encoded by the coding sequence ATGAAAACGATACTCGTTACCGCGACCGAAGAAAGCACAGGCAAGACCGCGGTCGCGCTCGCGCTGGCCAAACTGGCCGCCGAGCGCGGCCTCTCGGTCGGCTACATGAAACCCAAGGGCACCCGCCTCCAGAGCAACGTCGGCAAGACGCTGGACGAGGACCCGATGCTCGCGCGCGAACTGCTCGACCTCGACGCCGAGATGCACGACCTCGAACCCGTGGTCTACTCGCCGACGTTCGTCGAACAGGCCGTTAAAGGCCGCGAGGACCCCGACGAACTCCGCGAGCAGGTCCGCGAGAGCTTCGACAGTCTCGCCGAGGGCAAGGACCTAATGGTCATCGAGGGCGGCGGGAAACTCACCACGGGCGGTATCGTGGGCCTGACCGACCCCGAAGTCGCCGACCTGCTGGACGCCGAGGTCCTGCTCCTCTCGAAATACTCGCAGGCGGGCGACGTAGACGACGTACTGGCCGCCGCCGAGGACGTGCAAGCGACCGGCGACGACCGACTGCTGGGCGTGCTGTTCAACGCCGTCCAAGAGGGCAACTTCGACGGTCTGGACACGGCGGTCGTCCCCTTCCTCGAAGGCCGCGGCGTGCCAGTCCTCGGGGTCGTCCCGCGCGAGCAGTCGCTCGCGGGCGTGACCGTTGCGGAACTCGGGGAGGAACTCTCGGCCGAACAACTGAACAGCGCGCCCGGTGACGCCTTCGTGGAGCGATTCCTCGTCGGCGCGATGTCGGGCGATTCGGCTCTGCGACACCTCCGTCGGACGAAGGACGCCGCGCTCGTCACCGGGGGCGACCGGCCGGACCTCCAGCGGGTCGCGCTGGAAGCGCCGGGCGTGAAGTGTCTGATTCTGACCGGCGGCTTCCGGCCGCCGGGCGCGGTCATCGGCAAGGCCGAGGAGAAGGGCGTCCCGGTCCTGCTGGTCCAGTCGGACACGCTGACGACCGTCGAGCGCGCCGAGGACGTGATTCGAAGCGGTCGCACCCGCGACGCCGAGACGGTCGCGGTGATGCGGGACCTGCTCCACGACCACGCGGACGTGGAGTCAATCGTCGGCGGTGCTGACGCCGACACGCAGGCGGACGGGAGCGCGAACTCCAGTGAAGAAGAGTCGGACGCCGCCGAGAAGTAG
- a CDS encoding MMPL family transporter — protein sequence MNASDLFAAVTQYSRGIIAVLLVLTVLVGAGAPMVDQSSSLEQFQSDSTAADKLNYIEENFESGDENTTTAQLIVRDEGGNVLSKDAMVETLQLQQALRDNATVNRTLSNETPSTGIANVVATASIRQEQATELKESGAELRERRESLNESRAELQQRSQEINRTAGRLGASLNQTRELQTEYDRLNASYQQGEVSDSAYRQQSEQLETQLRQVRTSATENLTANQSATFAQAFQQTRGLQLQLDRLNTSYQQGDINQSTYRQRTTEIQSQFEQVFELGTRGVLADKYQQLQQRGEELREEGEQLAEDAERLQEQRQQLQNASAPPLREQTDRLQSMNASDIESTVETVLSESDDGSSSQAFTFMPTSYEPGSTEANATMVVVFQTQDGQTVQGMASSDIVDSQTAMADIAEQELDREVLVFGSGIISEETDQSMTDSIAIVGPMALIFVILTLIIAYRDLLDILLGVFGIGAVLVWTFGFMGWVGITFNQIFIAVPVLLIGLSIDYAIHVFMRHREEREEHDGESVREGMSVALASVGVALVWVTATTVIGFMSNLVSPLPPIQDFGIVSSVGILSALIVFGGLIPALKVEIDGFLEARGFDRKKKAFGTGGGALGSLLSAGSVAARKAPFVVIALTLVLSAGGAYGATQVDTSFAQTDFLAEDPADWMKDLPEPFAPGDYSAKANLEYVNDNFLRQDSQAQILVEGPVANPDALEKLQRAEETAAQKDDVVVVLSNGEPQIRSPLSVMDQVAAENESFNQTFAAADTDGDSVPDRNVEEVLDELYAVAPQEAKGVVVRQDGEYEAARMIVSVQGGASSSTVTTEMRNIATEISNDDLTATATGQPIVFEIVQKQLLDTVIESLLITLAATFAFLMIAYRLVHGSATLGAITLLPVAFSVSWILGTMYLLGMPFNVLTGMITSLTVGLGVAYSIHLSERYTMELGRRDTMWEAMNESVTGTGGALLGSAATTVGGFGVLVFAILPALQQFGVITGLTIVYAFLASVLVLPSLLVLWTRYLGPGETDASQPSAAVANGGTEMSED from the coding sequence GTGAACGCGAGCGACCTCTTCGCCGCCGTCACGCAGTATAGCCGCGGAATCATCGCCGTCCTACTCGTGCTGACCGTGCTGGTCGGGGCGGGCGCGCCGATGGTTGACCAGTCGTCGTCGCTCGAACAGTTCCAGAGCGACAGCACGGCCGCCGACAAACTCAATTACATCGAGGAGAACTTCGAGTCCGGCGACGAGAACACGACGACCGCCCAACTTATCGTCCGCGACGAGGGCGGAAACGTCCTCTCGAAGGACGCGATGGTCGAGACCCTGCAACTCCAACAGGCGTTGCGCGACAACGCGACGGTCAACCGAACGCTGTCGAACGAGACGCCCAGCACCGGCATCGCGAACGTCGTTGCGACGGCCAGCATTCGACAGGAGCAGGCGACCGAACTCAAAGAGAGCGGTGCCGAACTCCGAGAGCGTCGGGAATCGCTCAACGAGTCGCGGGCCGAACTCCAACAGCGGAGTCAAGAAATCAACCGGACCGCCGGGCGACTCGGCGCGAGTCTGAACCAGACCCGCGAGTTGCAGACCGAATACGACCGTCTCAACGCCTCCTACCAGCAGGGCGAGGTGAGCGACTCGGCCTACCGCCAGCAGTCCGAACAGTTGGAGACCCAACTTCGACAGGTCCGGACCTCGGCGACAGAGAACCTGACCGCGAACCAGTCGGCGACGTTCGCACAGGCCTTCCAGCAGACCCGCGGTCTGCAACTCCAACTCGATAGACTCAACACCTCCTACCAGCAGGGCGACATCAACCAATCGACCTACCGCCAGCGTACGACTGAGATTCAGTCTCAGTTCGAACAGGTGTTCGAGTTGGGCACGCGGGGCGTCTTGGCCGACAAGTACCAGCAACTCCAACAGCGCGGCGAGGAGTTGCGCGAGGAAGGCGAACAGTTAGCCGAGGACGCAGAACGACTCCAAGAGCAGCGCCAGCAGTTGCAGAACGCCTCTGCACCCCCGCTACGGGAGCAGACCGACCGCTTGCAGTCGATGAACGCCTCGGACATCGAATCGACGGTCGAGACGGTCCTGAGCGAGAGCGACGACGGGTCGTCGAGTCAGGCGTTCACGTTCATGCCGACCTCCTACGAACCCGGTAGCACCGAGGCCAACGCGACGATGGTTGTCGTCTTCCAGACCCAAGACGGCCAGACGGTCCAAGGCATGGCGTCGAGCGACATCGTTGACTCCCAGACCGCGATGGCCGACATCGCCGAGCAGGAACTCGACCGGGAAGTCCTCGTCTTCGGGTCCGGCATCATCAGCGAGGAGACCGACCAGTCGATGACCGACAGCATCGCCATCGTCGGTCCGATGGCGCTCATCTTCGTCATCCTGACGCTGATAATCGCCTACCGCGACCTGCTCGACATCCTTCTGGGCGTGTTCGGTATCGGCGCAGTCCTCGTCTGGACGTTCGGCTTCATGGGCTGGGTAGGAATCACCTTCAACCAGATATTCATCGCGGTGCCGGTCCTGCTCATCGGTCTCTCCATCGACTACGCGATCCACGTCTTCATGCGTCACCGCGAGGAGCGCGAGGAACACGACGGCGAGAGCGTCCGCGAGGGGATGTCGGTCGCACTTGCGAGCGTCGGCGTGGCGCTCGTCTGGGTGACCGCGACGACGGTCATCGGCTTCATGTCGAATCTTGTCAGTCCCCTCCCGCCGATTCAGGACTTCGGTATCGTGAGTTCGGTCGGCATCCTCTCGGCGCTGATCGTCTTCGGCGGACTGATTCCGGCGCTCAAGGTCGAAATCGACGGCTTCCTCGAAGCACGCGGCTTCGACCGCAAGAAGAAAGCTTTCGGAACTGGCGGCGGCGCGCTCGGGTCGCTGCTCTCTGCCGGGTCGGTCGCGGCCCGGAAGGCACCCTTCGTCGTCATCGCGCTGACGCTGGTGCTGTCGGCAGGCGGCGCGTACGGCGCGACGCAGGTCGATACCAGTTTCGCGCAGACGGACTTCCTCGCGGAGGACCCGGCCGACTGGATGAAGGACCTGCCCGAACCGTTCGCGCCCGGCGACTACTCCGCGAAGGCGAACCTCGAATACGTCAACGACAACTTCCTGCGACAGGACTCGCAGGCCCAGATTCTGGTCGAGGGTCCCGTAGCGAATCCCGACGCCCTCGAAAAGTTACAGCGGGCCGAGGAGACGGCCGCCCAGAAGGACGACGTGGTTGTCGTCCTCTCGAACGGCGAGCCACAGATTCGGAGTCCGCTCTCGGTGATGGACCAAGTCGCGGCCGAAAACGAGTCGTTCAACCAGACGTTCGCGGCGGCCGACACCGACGGCGATAGCGTGCCCGACCGTAACGTCGAGGAAGTTCTCGACGAACTGTACGCGGTCGCACCGCAGGAGGCGAAAGGTGTCGTCGTCCGACAGGACGGCGAGTACGAGGCCGCGCGCATGATCGTCTCGGTCCAAGGCGGTGCCTCCTCCTCGACGGTTACGACGGAGATGCGCAACATCGCCACCGAAATCAGTAACGACGACCTGACCGCCACCGCGACCGGCCAGCCAATCGTCTTCGAAATCGTCCAGAAACAGCTTCTGGACACCGTCATCGAGAGCCTGCTCATCACACTCGCGGCGACGTTCGCGTTCCTGATGATCGCCTACCGTCTCGTCCACGGGAGCGCCACGCTGGGAGCCATCACCCTGCTCCCCGTGGCGTTCAGCGTCTCGTGGATTCTTGGGACGATGTATCTGCTCGGGATGCCGTTCAACGTCCTGACGGGGATGATCACCAGCCTCACGGTCGGACTCGGGGTGGCCTACAGCATCCACCTCAGCGAGCGCTACACCATGGAACTCGGGCGGCGCGACACCATGTGGGAAGCCATGAACGAGAGCGTCACCGGCACCGGCGGCGCGCTTCTCGGTAGCGCGGCGACCACCGTCGGCGGGTTCGGCGTCCTCGTGTTCGCCATCCTGCCCGCGCTCCAGCAGTTCGGCGTCATCACCGGCCTGACAATCGTCTACGCGTTCCTCGCCAGCGTCCTCGTCCTGCCGAGTCTGCTGGTGCTGTGGACGCGCTATCTCGGGCCGGGCGAGACGGACGCGAGCCAACCGAGCGCCGCAGTCGCTAACGGCGGGACGGAGATGAGCGAGGACTGA
- a CDS encoding S8 family peptidase has translation MSGYNRRSFLKVSGTALGGIAVGSTVTVATADERFLVDSKKTSKSEAEAAGLDVAHDLPEIDTLVVEGAESDVEALGVDYAADSTYSLDLPFDEEQVASEDATDEPYYSAQWDKQAQNIPDAHEITRGEGTRVAVIDTGVAAGHPDLQHAVNEDLSQDFTGDGYGAAGPYGGYHGTHVAGIVAADDRNDAGAVGSAPGTEIVDCRVFSPSENAAFADIVAAMVYSARIGCDAANLSLGSYPASRKENGSFYGKILNRTTSYAKNQGTVIVVAAGNDSADLQHDGSLISLPSEAANVVSVSATGPIGFNQGDDGLESPTYTPAAYTNYGTNAIDVAAPGGNFDDYSAGWFYDMVFNAIARPQFDADGNYVGASYTHSWIAGTSMAAPQVAGAVALLRSQRPDLNANKVRKRLRNTAEVPEEFDKTYYGAGELNTYEALK, from the coding sequence ATGTCCGGTTACAACCGACGGTCGTTCCTCAAAGTCAGCGGCACAGCACTCGGCGGCATCGCAGTCGGTAGCACGGTGACGGTCGCAACCGCCGACGAGCGATTCCTCGTGGACAGCAAGAAGACCTCGAAATCCGAGGCCGAGGCGGCGGGTCTCGACGTGGCCCACGACCTCCCCGAAATCGACACGCTGGTCGTGGAGGGCGCGGAGTCCGACGTGGAGGCGCTCGGAGTCGATTACGCCGCCGACAGCACCTACTCGCTCGACCTTCCGTTCGACGAAGAGCAGGTCGCGTCCGAAGACGCTACGGACGAACCGTACTACTCCGCCCAGTGGGACAAGCAGGCCCAGAACATCCCGGACGCCCACGAAATCACGCGCGGCGAGGGCACTCGCGTCGCGGTCATCGACACCGGCGTCGCGGCGGGACACCCCGACCTCCAGCACGCGGTGAACGAGGACCTCTCGCAGGACTTCACCGGCGACGGCTACGGCGCGGCCGGACCGTACGGCGGCTACCACGGCACCCACGTCGCGGGCATCGTCGCGGCCGACGACCGAAACGACGCCGGAGCGGTCGGCTCCGCGCCCGGCACCGAAATCGTGGACTGCCGGGTCTTCTCGCCGAGCGAGAACGCGGCGTTCGCCGACATCGTGGCCGCGATGGTCTACAGCGCTCGCATCGGCTGTGACGCGGCGAACCTCAGCTTAGGGTCCTACCCCGCCTCTCGAAAAGAGAACGGGAGCTTCTACGGCAAGATTCTCAACCGGACGACGAGCTACGCCAAGAATCAGGGAACCGTCATCGTGGTCGCGGCGGGCAACGACTCCGCGGACCTCCAGCACGACGGAAGCCTCATCAGCCTCCCGAGCGAGGCGGCCAACGTCGTCTCGGTCAGCGCGACCGGACCCATCGGGTTCAATCAGGGCGACGACGGTCTCGAATCGCCGACTTACACGCCCGCGGCCTACACAAACTACGGCACGAACGCCATCGACGTGGCTGCGCCCGGCGGGAACTTCGACGACTACTCCGCTGGCTGGTTTTACGACATGGTGTTCAACGCCATCGCCCGACCGCAGTTCGACGCCGACGGCAACTACGTCGGCGCGAGTTACACCCACTCGTGGATTGCCGGAACGTCGATGGCCGCGCCGCAGGTCGCTGGCGCAGTCGCGCTCCTCCGGAGCCAGCGTCCCGACCTCAACGCGAACAAAGTCCGCAAGCGACTCCGCAACACCGCCGAAGTGCCCGAGGAGTTCGACAAGACCTACTACGGCGCTGGCGAACTGAACACCTACGAAGCGCTGAAGTAA
- a CDS encoding DUF7504 family protein codes for MPEETDGAAFSLDPGEQALVSVPSMGSPLTALPDEAFENMLVVSATAAPGRVESIVERRGGDPSKVGVVPVTGSPSEYDGPLWTTDPVDPSDLTGISIRVSTAMEYVMGGGWVVVDNVNVLLMYGRVEQVFRLLDSVVSASREKGACGAYCTVRDAVTDETYDRLRGLCDRTITVE; via the coding sequence GTGCCCGAGGAGACTGACGGGGCGGCGTTCTCGCTTGACCCCGGCGAGCAGGCGCTGGTGTCGGTCCCCTCGATGGGGTCGCCGCTGACCGCCCTGCCGGACGAGGCCTTCGAGAACATGTTGGTGGTGTCGGCCACCGCCGCACCCGGCAGGGTCGAGTCGATAGTCGAACGCCGCGGCGGCGACCCCAGCAAGGTCGGCGTCGTCCCGGTCACGGGGTCGCCCAGCGAGTACGACGGCCCGCTCTGGACAACCGACCCGGTGGACCCGAGCGATCTGACCGGCATCAGCATCCGCGTCTCGACGGCGATGGAGTACGTCATGGGCGGCGGCTGGGTCGTCGTTGACAACGTGAACGTCCTGTTGATGTACGGTCGAGTCGAGCAGGTGTTCAGACTGCTCGATTCGGTCGTCTCGGCCAGCCGCGAGAAAGGAGCCTGCGGGGCGTACTGCACGGTTCGAGACGCAGTCACCGACGAGACGTACGACCGACTTCGCGGACTCTGTGACCGCACGATAACGGTCGAGTAG
- a CDS encoding TrmB family transcriptional regulator, producing MDEDDAIDALEHLGLSNYEAKVFAALQRLGTGTARDVHRATDVPRSQVYGAAESLQDRGLVEVQQSKPIQYRPVSLDAARSHLRGEFERTQELAFDYLEAARKQRGEGDEEREDIWTVHGRTSIDGRVEQLLEEAERRILFGVGHDARGLTDDLADRLRERADAGVEVVLVGDSVLEELFADSDVEIADFPADHPHNKPPDRDDPIGRVVVVDGETVLLSVRDRRDDPELEEETAIWSSKTGIAAVLIQLIDGGLGDAVSV from the coding sequence ATGGACGAAGACGACGCCATCGACGCCCTCGAACACCTCGGACTCTCGAACTACGAGGCCAAGGTGTTCGCCGCGCTCCAGCGACTCGGCACCGGCACCGCCCGCGACGTGCATCGGGCGACCGACGTGCCTCGCTCGCAGGTCTACGGCGCGGCCGAGTCCCTGCAAGACCGCGGTCTCGTGGAGGTCCAGCAGTCCAAGCCAATCCAGTATCGCCCCGTCAGCCTCGACGCCGCCCGGTCGCATCTCCGTGGCGAGTTCGAGCGCACCCAAGAGCTGGCCTTCGACTACCTCGAAGCGGCCCGAAAACAGCGCGGCGAGGGCGACGAGGAGCGCGAGGATATCTGGACGGTCCACGGTCGGACCAGCATCGACGGCCGAGTCGAGCAACTGCTCGAAGAGGCCGAGCGCCGAATCCTCTTCGGCGTCGGCCACGACGCCCGCGGACTGACCGACGACCTCGCCGACCGCCTGCGCGAACGGGCCGACGCAGGCGTCGAGGTCGTCCTCGTCGGCGACTCCGTGCTCGAAGAACTGTTCGCCGACAGCGATGTGGAAATCGCGGACTTCCCCGCCGACCACCCGCACAACAAACCTCCGGACCGCGACGACCCTATCGGCCGGGTCGTCGTCGTGGACGGCGAGACGGTGCTGTTGAGCGTCCGCGACAGGCGCGACGACCCCGAGTTGGAGGAAGAGACCGCCATCTGGTCGTCGAAGACCGGTATCGCCGCGGTCCTCATCCAACTCATCGACGGCGGACTCGGCGACGCCGTGTCGGTCTAA
- a CDS encoding DUF7544 domain-containing protein → MPWYAVEALDDALDATKSLLTPFDARQWLKLAVVVFFLGGTGGGGPFTSGGGGGGGSTDVSGDAPELTFGPGSEFDVPSALGDVLPVILGVVAIALLVGLLYVLIGTVMEFVFVETLRRQHVRIRDYASQHLGRAVQLFAFRVALGLLVVVPAIALVAGIVGLATGALEISVVLLVLLIPLVAVVGFLVALLDAFTVNFVVPVMILKDTGVLAGWRRFWPTLTEEWKQYGVYALVRVVLAFAAGLVATVAGGIIGALLVAPLAIVGIVAVPAFGGFGAILSNPAALAVAGLLALSYVVVLTAALAVVFVPIQTYLRYHSLVVLGDTNSEFDLIPDLRREIRESE, encoded by the coding sequence ATGCCGTGGTACGCCGTAGAAGCGCTTGACGACGCGCTCGACGCCACGAAGTCGTTGCTCACTCCGTTCGACGCCCGCCAGTGGCTCAAACTCGCCGTCGTGGTCTTCTTCCTCGGAGGCACCGGGGGCGGTGGGCCGTTCACCAGCGGGGGTGGCGGCGGTGGCGGTTCGACCGACGTGTCCGGCGACGCTCCGGAGTTAACGTTCGGGCCGGGGAGCGAGTTCGACGTTCCGTCCGCGCTAGGCGACGTACTGCCAGTCATCCTCGGCGTGGTTGCCATCGCGCTACTCGTGGGTCTGCTCTACGTGCTAATCGGGACCGTGATGGAGTTCGTCTTCGTGGAGACGCTTCGCCGCCAGCACGTCCGGATTCGGGACTATGCCAGTCAGCACCTCGGCCGCGCCGTCCAGTTGTTCGCCTTCCGGGTCGCGCTCGGCCTGCTGGTCGTCGTTCCGGCAATCGCGCTGGTGGCGGGCATTGTCGGACTCGCCACGGGCGCGCTCGAAATTTCGGTTGTCCTGCTTGTTCTCTTGATTCCGCTGGTCGCAGTCGTCGGCTTCCTCGTCGCGCTACTTGACGCGTTCACCGTCAACTTCGTCGTGCCGGTGATGATTCTGAAAGACACCGGCGTCCTCGCGGGGTGGCGTCGGTTCTGGCCCACGCTGACCGAGGAGTGGAAGCAGTACGGCGTCTACGCGCTCGTCCGAGTCGTCCTCGCGTTCGCCGCCGGACTGGTGGCCACGGTCGCTGGCGGAATCATCGGCGCGTTGCTGGTCGCGCCGCTGGCCATCGTGGGCATCGTAGCGGTTCCCGCGTTCGGGGGTTTCGGCGCGATACTTTCGAACCCGGCCGCGCTGGCCGTCGCGGGACTCCTCGCGCTGTCGTACGTCGTCGTCCTGACCGCCGCGCTCGCGGTGGTCTTCGTGCCCATCCAGACGTATCTGCGCTACCACTCGCTCGTCGTTCTCGGCGACACTAACAGCGAGTTCGACCTGATTCCGGACCTGCGCCGCGAGATACGCGAGTCGGAGTGA